From the Dehalobacter sp. genome, one window contains:
- a CDS encoding pyridoxal phosphate-dependent aminotransferase, which yields MKLSQRILGMKPSATLAVDAKAKELKSQGKNVISFGSGEPDFVSPPSAFKYAAEAMEKGKTHYTSTPGVPELRQEICAYYRKEFGLKFDPGQVVVGPGAKPCIYEALAAIVDPGDEIVLLAPAWVSYIEQIHLVDGKPVIVETEDSGFVPRLDRVEAAITDRTIALLLNSPSNPTGVLFDEKTVRGLAEIAQKHDLWLIWDEIYEKLVYGQNKHINPLQLMPELASRTIIINGVSKAYAMTGWRIGYSIAPLELSSKINSFQSHLTSNACSIAQWAAVGAMRESGEDVLRMKAAFSDRRDLICGLLREMPHISFPEPEGAFYVFVNIKNCIGMSFEGQKIKDDIGFCNRLLDSELVAVVPGSAFLAPGYLRISYASSPEQITEGMRRLHRFLDKLK from the coding sequence ATGAAGCTGTCCCAGCGCATTCTGGGCATGAAGCCGTCTGCTACGTTGGCTGTTGATGCCAAAGCCAAAGAACTAAAGAGTCAGGGGAAGAATGTTATTTCGTTTGGATCCGGGGAACCAGATTTTGTGTCCCCGCCGTCCGCTTTCAAGTATGCGGCGGAAGCGATGGAAAAAGGAAAAACTCATTACACATCAACACCTGGGGTTCCTGAGCTTCGTCAAGAAATTTGTGCTTATTACCGAAAGGAATTTGGTCTGAAATTTGATCCGGGACAGGTAGTCGTTGGTCCGGGAGCCAAACCTTGCATATATGAAGCGCTGGCAGCGATCGTTGATCCAGGGGATGAGATTGTCCTGCTTGCACCCGCTTGGGTAAGCTATATCGAACAGATCCATCTTGTAGATGGGAAACCGGTGATCGTGGAAACAGAAGATAGTGGTTTTGTACCAAGATTGGACCGCGTGGAAGCCGCAATTACGGACAGAACCATCGCACTTTTGCTGAACTCTCCATCCAATCCGACAGGGGTCCTATTTGACGAGAAGACCGTTAGAGGCCTTGCTGAGATCGCCCAAAAGCATGATCTCTGGCTGATTTGGGATGAGATTTATGAGAAGCTGGTTTATGGCCAGAACAAACATATTAATCCGCTGCAGCTTATGCCGGAGCTGGCTTCCCGGACAATTATCATTAACGGGGTGAGCAAAGCCTATGCGATGACAGGTTGGCGGATCGGTTATTCGATTGCCCCGCTCGAGTTATCATCCAAGATCAATTCGTTTCAAAGCCATCTGACCTCGAATGCCTGCTCCATTGCCCAATGGGCCGCGGTCGGGGCGATGCGGGAAAGCGGGGAAGATGTGCTGAGAATGAAGGCAGCTTTTAGTGACAGACGGGATCTGATCTGCGGACTTTTGCGTGAAATGCCGCATATCTCCTTTCCGGAACCTGAAGGTGCCTTTTATGTTTTTGTAAACATTAAGAACTGTATCGGCATGTCCTTTGAAGGACAGAAGATCAAAGATGATATCGGATTCTGTAATAGGCTGCTTGATTCCGAACTAGTTGCCGTCGTACCCGGCAGTGCTTTCCTGGCGCCGGGATATTTACGGATCTCCTATGCAAGTTCTCCGGAACAGATAACCGAAGGTATGAGAAGGCTGCATCGTTTTCTGGATAAGCTGAAATAG
- a CDS encoding hydrogenase small subunit: MNTFDALAARGVSRRGFLKLMAATTAALGLPAAVSPKVTQAVETALEKPPVIWLHGMECTGCSESLLATLNPSAAEVVLDMLSIRYHETIMAASGYKAEEAYLEALKENFVLVVEGAIPSKEDRYCMVGGKPFRETVLEASKKAKAIIAVGSCATDGAGIPGACEVDAVGVRELLKQNNISTPVINLPCCPVKPATMLGTIVYYLTYGTVPPLDDQARPVVFYGKLLHDNCPRRGQFEAGNYLKDWNDPAQKDYCLILKGCKGPKTYTDCAQVWYNDNTNFCINAGSPCSGCSEAGFFKVFSPLYDKQEIFELPGTGPINVDTAGKVIGGVAVAGVAVHLAATAATGRLGKKDHGHEEE, encoded by the coding sequence ATGAACACATTTGATGCTCTGGCAGCAAGAGGAGTATCCCGACGCGGCTTTTTGAAATTGATGGCTGCGACTACGGCAGCTTTGGGTCTCCCTGCTGCAGTATCTCCCAAGGTCACTCAGGCTGTTGAGACTGCCTTGGAAAAACCGCCGGTAATCTGGCTTCATGGAATGGAATGCACAGGCTGTTCCGAGTCACTTTTGGCAACACTGAATCCGTCAGCGGCTGAAGTGGTCCTGGATATGCTTTCGATCCGTTATCATGAGACCATTATGGCAGCTTCCGGCTATAAGGCCGAGGAAGCTTATCTGGAGGCCCTGAAAGAAAACTTTGTGCTCGTCGTCGAAGGAGCTATTCCCTCAAAGGAAGACAGGTATTGCATGGTGGGCGGCAAACCTTTCCGGGAAACCGTCCTGGAAGCTTCCAAGAAAGCTAAAGCCATTATTGCTGTCGGCAGCTGCGCAACCGATGGCGCCGGAATTCCCGGAGCCTGTGAGGTTGACGCTGTCGGCGTCCGTGAACTGTTGAAACAAAACAACATTTCAACTCCTGTCATCAATCTTCCATGCTGTCCGGTCAAACCGGCCACCATGCTCGGAACGATTGTTTACTACTTGACCTATGGTACGGTTCCGCCGCTCGATGATCAGGCCCGGCCGGTCGTTTTCTACGGTAAGCTGCTTCATGACAACTGCCCGCGCCGCGGACAATTTGAAGCCGGAAATTATCTGAAAGACTGGAACGATCCGGCCCAAAAAGACTATTGTCTAATCCTGAAAGGCTGCAAAGGCCCGAAGACGTATACCGACTGCGCACAGGTTTGGTACAACGACAATACCAACTTCTGCATCAACGCCGGTTCACCGTGTTCCGGCTGTTCAGAGGCAGGATTCTTTAAAGTCTTTAGCCCTCTTTATGACAAACAGGAAATCTTTGAACTTCCCGGCACTGGGCCGATCAATGTCGATACAGCCGGTAAGGTTATCGGAGGCGTTGCTGTAGCAGGCGTTGCTGTTCATCTCGCAGCTACGGCAGCAACAGGCCGTTTAGGCAAAAAAGACCATGGACATGAGGAGGAGTAA
- a CDS encoding DUF5668 domain-containing protein — MKKNIALGAVIILVGVIWLLSNLDVFSFSIIGTFFLSLRKLWPLLLIGAGVSLLINKNSMMKMIVWIIIVICIMFYGIYGMNNGTLNYPEFKLQEHLY; from the coding sequence ATGAAAAAAAACATTGCCCTGGGTGCGGTGATCATTCTGGTCGGTGTAATCTGGCTCCTTAGTAATCTTGATGTTTTTTCGTTTTCGATCATCGGGACTTTTTTCCTATCACTCAGGAAGCTCTGGCCTCTGCTATTGATTGGTGCCGGTGTCAGTTTATTGATTAACAAGAACTCCATGATGAAAATGATTGTTTGGATCATTATCGTCATCTGTATCATGTTTTATGGTATTTATGGAATGAATAACGGCACTTTGAATTACCCGGAATTTAAATTGCAAGAACATCTTTACTGA
- a CDS encoding HyaD/HybD family hydrogenase maturation endopeptidase, whose amino-acid sequence MTPPKIMLMGVGNVLLSDEGLGVQFLNEFKPEELPDNVELLEGGTAGLELVHLIKETDFLIIVDAINAQTEPGSVFRFCPEDIRVFPEKYQVSFHQVGILEVLALADILGNTPQTLIYGVQPKSLEWGMDLSEEIKAVFPRLKEQMFKEFAQINAASSFLAIPPAE is encoded by the coding sequence ATGACTCCACCAAAAATTATGCTGATGGGCGTAGGCAACGTTTTACTAAGTGACGAAGGCTTAGGCGTTCAGTTCCTGAATGAATTTAAGCCCGAGGAACTGCCTGACAACGTCGAGCTGTTAGAAGGCGGAACAGCCGGTCTGGAACTGGTCCATCTGATCAAGGAAACCGATTTCCTGATCATTGTGGATGCGATCAATGCCCAGACAGAGCCCGGCAGTGTCTTCCGGTTCTGTCCGGAAGATATCCGGGTTTTCCCGGAGAAGTACCAAGTATCGTTTCATCAGGTGGGCATTCTGGAAGTTCTCGCACTGGCAGACATTCTGGGTAATACTCCCCAAACCCTGATCTACGGTGTTCAACCGAAAAGTCTTGAATGGGGCATGGACCTGTCCGAGGAGATTAAGGCGGTTTTCCCGCGACTCAAGGAACAAATGTTCAAAGAGTTTGCTCAGATTAATGCCGCATCCAGCTTCCTGGCTATTCCGCCTGCCGAATAG
- the cybH gene encoding Ni/Fe-hydrogenase, b-type cytochrome subunit encodes MVKASDHPLFQRITHWINLISFAILIPTGFIIHSPAQGINMNVVRNLHFIFMYILVINGIVRLYYSFFGKHKDYKEFFLNKLDLKTFIPQIKYYLFISKEHPKTGKYNPMQKLAYIAIPFLIAFQAITGIILYLPMKFPGATEALGSLAAVRGLHYVCMWVLILFIVAHLYLVFTEAMDQLGLMFFGKTGKREKQKAGKTDQTAVKS; translated from the coding sequence ATGGTCAAAGCGTCTGATCATCCGTTGTTTCAACGGATCACCCACTGGATCAACTTAATTTCTTTTGCGATTTTGATCCCGACCGGCTTTATCATCCACTCACCGGCTCAGGGAATCAATATGAACGTTGTTAGGAATCTTCACTTTATCTTTATGTATATTTTGGTGATTAACGGGATTGTACGTTTGTACTACTCCTTTTTCGGCAAACATAAAGATTACAAGGAGTTTTTCCTTAACAAGCTCGATCTGAAGACCTTTATCCCTCAGATCAAATACTATCTGTTTATCAGCAAGGAACATCCAAAAACCGGCAAGTACAATCCGATGCAGAAATTAGCATATATTGCTATTCCGTTTCTTATCGCGTTTCAGGCGATTACCGGAATCATCCTGTATCTGCCGATGAAGTTCCCGGGAGCTACCGAAGCCCTCGGAAGCCTGGCAGCTGTCAGAGGTCTTCACTATGTTTGTATGTGGGTCTTAATCCTGTTCATCGTTGCCCACCTTTATCTGGTGTTTACCGAAGCTATGGATCAGCTTGGCTTGATGTTTTTCGGTAAGACCGGTAAGAGAGAAAAACAAAAAGCAGGAAAGACAGATCAGACAGCTGTGAAGAGCTGA
- a CDS encoding PspC domain-containing protein: MGKQIYRSQNKVIAGVCSGIAEYFEIDPTIVRIIWLLAFFAGIGILAYLVCWVVIPQKPFGSFGSSQNYADSADIPNNDHNQAINKDKSLKVFGISLIIVGTVFLSDRLFDWFDIDILLPIGLIAVGVYVLFARRDH, translated from the coding sequence ATGGGTAAACAAATCTATCGGTCTCAAAACAAAGTGATTGCAGGGGTCTGCTCTGGAATTGCGGAATATTTTGAAATAGATCCTACGATTGTACGGATTATCTGGCTGCTCGCATTTTTTGCTGGGATCGGAATTCTTGCCTATCTCGTCTGCTGGGTAGTGATTCCTCAAAAACCTTTTGGCTCATTCGGCAGTTCTCAGAACTATGCCGACTCGGCAGATATTCCAAATAATGATCATAATCAGGCCATCAATAAGGACAAAAGCCTTAAAGTATTTGGCATTTCGCTGATCATTGTTGGTACTGTATTTTTGTCAGACAGACTCTTCGACTGGTTCGACATTGACATCCTGCTACCCATAGGTTTGATTGCCGTTGGCGTTTACGTATTGTTTGCGAGGAGAGATCATTGA
- a CDS encoding 2-hydroxyacyl-CoA dehydratase — MTDKDKNNLHVGIDIGSTTVKIAVLNKEGVLLFSRYTRHYSDIWSTLQRLVAEAGQKYAAFSLTVAITGSGGLAVAEHLDISFIQEVIAGSKAVDRYLPGTDVVIELGGEDAKITFFDKGFDQRMNGICAGGTGAFIDQMAVLLKTDAAGLDALAAHSRVIYPIAARCGVFAKTDIQPLLNEGVRKEDIAASIFQAVVNQTIGGLACGHKIKGKVGFLGGPLHFLPQLRVRFQETLGLKDEDMIVPGNSEVYVAIGAALASAQDKDITFEQLGQKLKTDKKKLQYETARLDPLFADEEEYRAFVRRHAQNIVSTNQLEMYQGQCFLGLDVGSTTTKAVLIDPQGALLYSAYTNNEGNPLASAVNILKELYSRLPENTKIAYSAVTGYGEKLTQAALFFDMGEVETIAHYTAANHFLPGVNLILDIGGQDMKCLKVKNGVIENIMLNEACSSGCGSFIETFARSLEMNVADFARKGLLAQNPADLGSRCTVFMNSKVKQAQKEGMTVADISAGLSYSVIKNALYKVIKLKSSEEFGEKVIVQGGTFLNDAVVRSLERTIGREVVRPDIAGLMGAFGAALLAGNAWREGVVTSLLSPDQINNFSVEVSAARCENCQNHCLLTVNCFGDGRRHITGNRCEKGSERDQTDEIPDLYAYKLNRIFHYTPLAKEKAVRGTIGIPRVLNMFENYPFWFTFFTRLGFRVELSPVSTRKVYEAGMETISSDTVCYPAKLVHGHIVSLIKQGVKLIFYPCIPKERKEIAGADNCFNCPVINAYPEVIKANMDELKQSGVQFWNPFLPYEDKKKLSKRLYEELKHSGITLAEIIQAVDVAWNEDLNFKRDIRKKGEEVLQWLAETGNRGIVLSGRPYHLDQEVNHGIPKVITALGMAVLTEDSVAHLGKVIRPLRVLDQWMYHSRLYEAADFVAGRPELELVQLNSFGCGPDSIAAEQAQEILHKAGKIYTMIKIDEVSNLGAVRIRLRSLKAAMDARIKHDHPIEGPAKGPNAVHRPIFTKEMRKTHTILAPQMAPIHFEFAQEVARSEGYRFEVLAIVEKEDIEEGLKYVNNDSCYPSVIIIGQLLRALKSGRYDLNNTSVIITQTGGPCRASNYLGLLKKALQVSGLEHIPILSLNVAGLEKNPGFKLTVSMAVKAIMAMLYGDLLMKVFYRVRPYETNAGTADQLLRKWIDICKINVANGDRSLFRENLKGIVQDFENIEIIQQRKPRVGLVGEILVKFHPAANNNMAEFIEKEGAEMVVPGLMEFFLYCCYGKEFNYRYLAGKRSSRVIGNLLVKYTESYREDLRAALKNSKRFDIPPTIQEMAESVKPFLSLGNQTGEGWLLTAEMVELIKSGANNIICMQPFACLPNHITGKGMIKTLKDQYPQTNIVAVDYDPGASEVNQINRIKLMLERAFG, encoded by the coding sequence ATCACTGACAAAGATAAGAATAACCTTCATGTTGGGATAGACATAGGTTCCACCACTGTTAAAATCGCTGTCTTAAATAAGGAAGGCGTTCTGTTGTTCAGCCGGTATACCCGGCATTATTCGGATATCTGGAGCACGTTGCAAAGGCTGGTGGCTGAAGCCGGTCAGAAATATGCGGCATTTTCGCTGACGGTAGCAATTACAGGTTCAGGCGGACTGGCTGTGGCTGAACATCTGGACATTTCATTTATTCAGGAGGTCATTGCCGGAAGCAAAGCAGTGGATCGTTATCTGCCAGGAACGGATGTTGTCATTGAGCTTGGCGGAGAAGATGCCAAGATAACCTTTTTTGACAAGGGGTTTGATCAGCGGATGAACGGGATCTGTGCGGGAGGAACCGGTGCTTTTATTGATCAAATGGCTGTCCTGTTAAAGACGGATGCGGCTGGTCTGGATGCGCTGGCTGCCCATAGCCGGGTCATCTATCCGATTGCCGCCCGATGCGGGGTTTTTGCCAAAACGGATATTCAACCTCTCTTAAATGAAGGAGTCCGCAAGGAGGACATTGCAGCTTCGATCTTTCAGGCGGTTGTAAATCAGACCATCGGAGGGCTTGCCTGCGGACATAAAATTAAAGGGAAAGTTGGCTTCCTCGGAGGACCACTTCACTTCCTGCCGCAGCTGCGAGTTCGGTTTCAGGAAACGTTGGGGCTGAAGGATGAAGATATGATTGTGCCGGGAAATTCCGAAGTTTATGTAGCTATCGGAGCGGCCCTCGCCTCTGCTCAGGATAAAGATATTACATTTGAACAGCTTGGTCAAAAATTGAAAACAGACAAAAAAAAGCTTCAGTATGAAACAGCTAGACTTGATCCTCTTTTTGCAGATGAAGAGGAATACCGCGCGTTTGTAAGGCGGCATGCCCAAAATATTGTCAGCACAAATCAGCTGGAGATGTACCAGGGCCAATGTTTTTTAGGTCTGGATGTAGGATCTACCACGACAAAAGCTGTTTTGATCGATCCGCAAGGCGCCCTTCTTTATTCCGCCTATACTAATAATGAAGGCAACCCTTTGGCTTCAGCAGTCAATATTCTGAAAGAACTGTACAGCAGGCTCCCGGAAAACACGAAAATTGCTTATTCTGCCGTGACTGGCTACGGAGAAAAACTGACTCAGGCAGCTCTTTTTTTTGATATGGGGGAAGTCGAGACCATTGCTCATTACACAGCTGCCAATCATTTTCTGCCTGGAGTCAACCTGATTCTGGACATCGGCGGACAGGATATGAAATGCCTCAAAGTAAAAAACGGTGTAATTGAAAATATTATGCTAAATGAAGCCTGTTCATCCGGCTGCGGTTCTTTTATTGAAACATTTGCGAGGTCACTGGAAATGAATGTGGCGGATTTTGCCCGCAAAGGACTTTTGGCTCAAAATCCTGCCGATTTAGGATCGAGATGTACCGTTTTCATGAATTCCAAAGTAAAACAGGCCCAAAAAGAAGGCATGACGGTCGCGGATATTTCGGCAGGATTATCCTACTCCGTGATCAAAAACGCGCTCTATAAAGTAATTAAGTTAAAAAGCTCTGAGGAATTTGGTGAAAAGGTTATTGTCCAGGGAGGGACTTTCTTGAATGATGCTGTGGTTCGCAGCCTGGAACGGACCATTGGCCGAGAAGTCGTCCGTCCGGACATTGCCGGCCTCATGGGTGCCTTTGGTGCGGCCCTCTTGGCCGGGAACGCCTGGCGGGAGGGAGTGGTTACGTCGCTGCTTTCCCCAGATCAAATCAATAACTTTTCGGTGGAAGTCAGCGCAGCCCGCTGCGAAAACTGTCAGAACCACTGTTTACTTACGGTCAACTGTTTCGGTGACGGGCGCAGGCACATTACAGGAAACCGCTGTGAAAAAGGATCGGAACGCGATCAAACAGATGAAATTCCGGATCTCTATGCCTATAAACTGAACAGGATCTTTCATTATACGCCGCTGGCCAAAGAAAAAGCAGTCAGAGGAACCATCGGGATCCCAAGGGTTTTAAATATGTTCGAGAATTATCCTTTTTGGTTTACCTTTTTCACCCGTCTTGGTTTCCGGGTCGAGCTGTCGCCGGTTTCCACCCGGAAGGTTTATGAGGCGGGCATGGAGACAATTTCTTCCGATACCGTTTGTTATCCTGCCAAACTTGTTCACGGTCATATCGTGTCATTGATTAAACAAGGCGTGAAACTCATATTTTATCCCTGCATACCGAAGGAGAGAAAAGAAATAGCCGGGGCGGACAACTGCTTTAATTGCCCGGTAATCAACGCTTATCCGGAAGTGATCAAAGCCAACATGGACGAGTTGAAGCAAAGCGGTGTCCAATTCTGGAATCCTTTTCTGCCGTATGAAGATAAAAAAAAGCTTAGTAAGAGATTGTATGAAGAACTGAAACATTCAGGCATTACCCTTGCAGAAATCATCCAGGCCGTCGACGTAGCCTGGAATGAAGATCTGAATTTCAAACGGGATATCCGCAAAAAAGGAGAAGAGGTCTTGCAATGGCTTGCAGAAACAGGAAATCGCGGGATTGTCCTTTCCGGCAGGCCTTACCATCTGGATCAGGAAGTTAACCACGGCATACCTAAAGTCATCACGGCCCTCGGAATGGCAGTGCTTACAGAGGATTCGGTAGCCCATCTCGGAAAAGTCATCAGGCCACTCCGGGTTCTGGACCAGTGGATGTATCATTCCCGACTTTACGAAGCAGCAGATTTTGTTGCCGGAAGACCGGAGCTAGAGCTTGTCCAGTTAAACTCATTCGGCTGCGGGCCGGATTCGATTGCTGCGGAACAAGCCCAGGAAATTTTACATAAAGCCGGTAAAATCTATACCATGATTAAAATAGATGAGGTCAGCAATCTGGGTGCAGTCAGAATAAGGCTTCGCTCGCTTAAAGCTGCGATGGATGCCAGAATAAAACATGATCATCCTATAGAGGGCCCGGCAAAGGGGCCAAATGCCGTTCATAGACCAATATTTACCAAGGAAATGCGTAAAACACATACCATTCTTGCTCCGCAGATGGCGCCGATCCATTTTGAATTTGCCCAGGAGGTCGCCCGTTCGGAGGGGTACCGTTTTGAAGTACTGGCTATAGTTGAAAAAGAGGATATTGAAGAAGGCTTGAAATATGTTAACAATGATTCCTGTTACCCTTCGGTTATTATTATCGGGCAGCTGTTAAGGGCGTTAAAATCCGGAAGATACGATCTGAACAACACCTCGGTCATTATAACCCAGACTGGGGGACCCTGCCGGGCCAGCAATTATTTGGGGCTATTAAAGAAAGCGCTTCAGGTCTCAGGACTGGAGCACATTCCGATACTCTCGCTTAATGTCGCAGGCTTGGAGAAAAACCCCGGATTTAAGTTAACAGTCTCCATGGCGGTTAAAGCAATCATGGCCATGCTCTACGGAGACCTGCTGATGAAGGTTTTCTACCGGGTAAGGCCTTATGAAACAAATGCGGGAACAGCGGATCAGCTTCTGAGAAAGTGGATAGATATCTGCAAGATCAATGTTGCCAATGGAGACCGCAGCTTATTTCGTGAAAATCTGAAGGGAATTGTTCAGGACTTTGAAAATATTGAGATTATTCAGCAGAGAAAACCACGGGTTGGACTGGTCGGGGAGATCCTCGTAAAATTTCACCCTGCGGCGAATAACAACATGGCCGAGTTTATTGAGAAAGAAGGTGCAGAAATGGTAGTTCCGGGATTGATGGAGTTTTTCCTTTACTGCTGCTACGGGAAGGAATTTAACTACAGATATCTTGCCGGTAAGCGATCTTCCAGAGTCATCGGAAATCTGTTGGTCAAGTATACGGAAAGCTATCGTGAAGATTTAAGGGCTGCCTTAAAGAATAGTAAAAGATTCGATATCCCGCCGACGATTCAGGAGATGGCGGAAAGTGTCAAACCATTCCTTTCCCTGGGCAACCAAACCGGAGAGGGTTGGCTGCTGACTGCGGAAATGGTGGAACTAATCAAAAGTGGCGCCAATAATATTATCTGCATGCAGCCGTTTGCCTGTCTGCCAAATCATATTACCGGCAAAGGAATGATTAAGACCCTGAAAGATCAGTATCCCCAAACCAATATCGTTGCCGTGGATTATGATCCCGGAGCCAGTGAAGTGAACCAGATCAACCGGATTAAGCTGATGCTGGAGAGAGCTTTTGGCTGA
- a CDS encoding DUF47 family protein, translating into MSKKENDFFVLMKENAQLICESSLVLKEAVKDPTTFPVKMKELIDLEHRADDITNKIIDNLNKTLVTPMDREDLYSLATNMDDIIDFIQGALERMIMYKATPPHSGVEELIRVLDDCIHIIKISVDNLPNIRTKLNLILENTEKIHKLESEGDRLYRSEVGKLFENESNPIEIIKWKEILEHLEDATDRCEDLALVIKGVVLKYV; encoded by the coding sequence GTGTCAAAAAAAGAAAACGACTTTTTTGTACTTATGAAGGAAAACGCGCAGCTTATTTGCGAAAGCTCGCTGGTATTAAAAGAAGCAGTTAAGGATCCTACCACTTTCCCGGTTAAGATGAAGGAACTCATTGATTTGGAACACCGTGCCGACGACATCACCAACAAGATCATTGATAACCTGAATAAGACACTGGTGACGCCAATGGACAGGGAAGACCTCTACTCGTTGGCGACAAACATGGATGATATCATTGACTTTATTCAAGGTGCCTTGGAACGGATGATTATGTATAAAGCGACGCCGCCCCACTCCGGGGTTGAGGAGCTGATTCGGGTTCTGGATGACTGTATTCATATTATTAAAATATCTGTGGACAACCTTCCCAATATTCGCACCAAATTAAATCTTATTCTTGAAAACACAGAAAAAATTCATAAACTGGAAAGCGAGGGAGATCGTTTATACCGGAGTGAAGTAGGCAAGCTGTTTGAAAATGAAAGCAATCCGATTGAAATCATTAAATGGAAAGAAATACTGGAACATCTGGAAGACGCCACGGACCGTTGTGAAGATCTTGCGCTTGTAATAAAAGGGGTCGTATTAAAATATGTCTAG
- a CDS encoding nickel-dependent hydrogenase large subunit: MSAQKIVIDPITRIEGHLKIEVEIENGFVSNSRVIGTMYRGLENLVVGRDPRDASYVTERACGVCSTVHGLASALALDAAFGAEVPYGGRLIRNLIYGATLLHDHPLHFYHLSALDYLDVMAIAQYKGNDAGLKGVKDKILKLVAANDTAPLTPRYNPDQYCVNDPELVTMAVAHYLKALEMQAKAKKMSAIFAGKQPHQSSIVVGGVTILPTLEQVFQYRSMLMEQIAFVENVYLQDVLTFGTGPLLPLAQAGVGGSHGNYMSYGGFAGDAEGKDLLFTSGIILDNNLATVHPFSIDKITEDITHAWYKSDKGRTPYEEDTVIDLDKKDAYTYVKAPRYEGKPMEVGPLARMLVMQPKVLMDVITKYSIKPGAVARHAARAVETILMAKKMLEWVDSLIAEMGKSNFKIHDTDHWEIPESGQGAGLIEVARGSLGHWIKVEDHKTSNYQMVVPSTWNFSPIDGNGVLGPVDKSMIGVPVPDPDNPINVVRVIRSYDPCLACAIHLIDPKSNEIKKYHIGF, encoded by the coding sequence ATGTCTGCACAAAAAATTGTCATTGATCCAATTACCCGTATTGAAGGCCACTTGAAAATAGAAGTAGAGATCGAAAATGGTTTCGTCTCTAACTCCCGTGTCATAGGCACCATGTACAGGGGTCTTGAAAACCTGGTTGTCGGTCGCGATCCCAGAGATGCCAGTTATGTTACAGAACGTGCCTGCGGCGTTTGCTCAACAGTACATGGCTTAGCTTCCGCGCTGGCTTTGGACGCCGCTTTTGGTGCTGAAGTCCCCTACGGCGGCCGCCTTATTCGGAATCTGATTTACGGCGCAACGCTCTTGCATGACCACCCGCTCCATTTCTATCATCTGTCTGCTCTGGATTATTTGGATGTCATGGCGATTGCCCAATACAAAGGCAATGATGCTGGCTTGAAGGGCGTTAAGGACAAAATTTTGAAACTGGTTGCAGCTAACGATACAGCGCCTCTGACGCCGCGTTACAACCCCGATCAATATTGTGTCAACGATCCTGAACTTGTTACGATGGCTGTTGCGCATTACCTGAAAGCCTTGGAAATGCAGGCAAAAGCCAAGAAAATGTCCGCAATATTTGCCGGCAAACAACCGCACCAATCCTCGATCGTAGTTGGCGGCGTCACGATACTGCCGACACTGGAGCAAGTCTTTCAATACCGTTCTATGCTGATGGAGCAGATCGCCTTCGTTGAAAATGTCTACCTCCAGGATGTCCTGACCTTCGGAACCGGGCCGCTTCTGCCTCTAGCCCAGGCCGGCGTTGGCGGCAGTCATGGCAATTACATGTCTTATGGCGGCTTTGCCGGAGATGCAGAAGGGAAAGACTTGTTATTTACATCGGGTATCATTCTCGACAATAACCTGGCGACCGTTCATCCGTTCAGCATCGACAAAATCACGGAAGATATCACGCATGCCTGGTACAAGAGCGACAAAGGCAGAACTCCTTATGAGGAAGACACGGTTATTGACTTGGATAAGAAGGACGCCTATACCTATGTCAAAGCACCGCGCTATGAAGGCAAACCGATGGAAGTCGGACCGCTCGCCCGTATGCTCGTCATGCAGCCGAAAGTGCTTATGGACGTTATTACGAAATACAGCATCAAACCCGGCGCTGTTGCCCGTCATGCCGCCCGGGCGGTGGAAACCATTCTTATGGCTAAGAAAATGCTCGAATGGGTCGATTCCCTCATTGCCGAAATGGGCAAGTCGAACTTTAAGATCCATGATACCGATCATTGGGAAATCCCCGAAAGCGGTCAGGGCGCAGGCTTGATTGAGGTTGCCCGCGGGTCGCTCGGCCACTGGATTAAAGTTGAAGACCATAAAACATCAAATTACCAAATGGTCGTCCCCTCGACTTGGAACTTTTCACCGATAGATGGAAACGGCGTTTTAGGCCCGGTTGACAAATCCATGATCGGGGTACCGGTACCGGATCCGGACAATCCGATTAATGTAGTCCGTGTAATCCGTTCCTATGACCCGTGTCTGGCTTGTGCAATTCACCTAATCGATCCGAAAAGCAACGAAATCAAGAAATACCATATTGGCTTCTAA